One region of Haladaptatus cibarius D43 genomic DNA includes:
- a CDS encoding DUF120 domain-containing protein — protein sequence MPATSLVVGYDELAALKLLALDGALESEVKVSCADLADRLDASNQTASRRLQRLDDAGLITREIVSNGQWIAITDDGAWELKREYEDYRRIFENLSGVDLSGTVTGGMGEGRHYISLSGYMAQFTERLGYEPFPGTLNIELTTESVRARSAMEALDPVPIDGWEDGDRTYGPAVCYPATVETADGDSYEQAHVIAPERTHHDEDQVELIAPAKLREELGLDDDDHVTVHVEEAP from the coding sequence ATGCCAGCGACATCGCTCGTGGTCGGGTACGACGAACTCGCCGCGCTGAAACTGCTCGCCCTCGACGGGGCGCTCGAAAGCGAGGTCAAAGTGTCGTGTGCCGACCTCGCAGACCGCCTCGATGCCTCCAATCAGACGGCATCACGTCGCCTCCAACGACTTGACGATGCGGGCCTCATTACCCGCGAAATCGTCAGCAACGGTCAGTGGATTGCCATCACCGACGACGGCGCATGGGAACTGAAACGCGAATACGAGGATTATCGACGTATCTTCGAAAATCTCTCCGGGGTTGACCTCTCGGGTACCGTTACCGGTGGAATGGGTGAAGGTCGCCACTACATCTCGCTGTCGGGCTATATGGCGCAGTTTACGGAACGCTTGGGCTACGAACCGTTCCCCGGCACGTTGAACATCGAACTAACCACCGAAAGCGTCCGCGCTCGCTCGGCGATGGAAGCACTCGACCCGGTTCCAATCGACGGCTGGGAAGACGGCGACCGAACGTACGGCCCTGCAGTTTGCTACCCTGCCACCGTGGAAACAGCAGATGGCGACTCCTACGAGCAGGCTCACGTCATCGCGCCCGAGCGAACCCACCACGACGAAGACCAAGTCGAACTTATCGCTCCCGCAAAACTCCGCGAGGAACTCGGACTGGACGACGACGACCACGTCACGGTTCACGTCGAGGAGGCACCATGA
- the ribB gene encoding 3,4-dihydroxy-2-butanone-4-phosphate synthase, whose protein sequence is MSQTTSATVEQAIEAFQAGSPLLVHDAEDREGETDLIYPAEAVTSEAVSRLRNDAGGLICVAFSHDVADAFDLAYMDEIIDHPASEGHDLGYDSRSSFTLTVNHRDTYTGITDDDRALTITELAHAAGTADELDFADEFRAPGHVHLLRAAPGLLDERQGHTELGVALANAAELSPAVVVCEMLDDQTGGALSPDDARAYAERHGFPYLEGAQIIETLA, encoded by the coding sequence ATGAGCCAAACGACTTCCGCGACAGTCGAGCAGGCAATCGAGGCGTTTCAAGCCGGGTCGCCCCTCCTCGTCCACGACGCCGAAGACCGCGAGGGCGAAACTGACCTCATTTATCCGGCGGAAGCAGTTACCTCGGAAGCAGTCTCCCGGCTTCGCAACGACGCAGGCGGCCTGATTTGCGTCGCATTCTCCCACGACGTTGCGGACGCGTTCGACCTCGCGTACATGGACGAAATAATCGACCATCCGGCGAGCGAAGGCCACGACCTCGGCTACGACTCCCGCTCTTCGTTCACCCTGACGGTGAACCACCGCGATACGTACACCGGAATCACCGACGACGACCGCGCACTGACGATTACCGAACTGGCGCACGCGGCGGGTACGGCTGACGAACTCGACTTCGCCGACGAGTTCCGCGCGCCGGGCCACGTCCACCTTCTGCGGGCCGCACCCGGATTGCTCGACGAACGACAGGGTCACACCGAACTCGGTGTCGCGCTGGCGAACGCCGCGGAACTGTCCCCTGCCGTCGTCGTTTGCGAGATGCTGGACGACCAAACTGGCGGCGCGCTTTCTCCGGACGATGCGCGGGCATACGCGGAACGCCACGGATTCCCGTATCTCGAAGGCGCACAGATTATCGAAACGCTGGCGTAA
- a CDS encoding DUF5518 domain-containing protein, whose translation MDFKLRAVVYGIVATIIVGLFSGAAVPFTDMTLPIVGAGLTGIIGGIVAGYVAGSRLGDGALNGGVATAAGAIVALVLLTFAGLMAGPVPAIGLFGFGVLFVVVAAIPGIIGGAVGSWLKGRSTRRATGRPAGR comes from the coding sequence GTGGACTTCAAACTCAGAGCAGTCGTATACGGAATCGTCGCAACCATCATCGTCGGCCTGTTCAGCGGGGCTGCCGTCCCGTTCACCGACATGACGCTCCCCATCGTGGGTGCGGGACTAACCGGCATTATCGGCGGTATCGTGGCTGGATACGTCGCTGGAAGCAGACTCGGTGACGGCGCGCTCAACGGCGGCGTGGCGACTGCTGCAGGGGCTATCGTGGCGCTCGTCCTGTTGACCTTCGCAGGGCTGATGGCCGGGCCAGTTCCGGCCATTGGACTGTTCGGCTTCGGCGTGCTGTTCGTCGTCGTCGCCGCAATTCCCGGTATCATCGGCGGTGCGGTGGGTTCGTGGCTGAAAGGACGTTCGACTCGCCGCGCTACTGGACGGCCCGCGGGTCGCTGA
- a CDS encoding DMT family transporter, with the protein MKEYLYLAVAITAEIGGTTALKLTDGFTNVIPSTIVVVGYIGSFYFLSLTLEELPIGLVYATWSGVGIIGAAGIGIVMFEETIDLMAIVGISLIILGVVILNAFSQAYTPS; encoded by the coding sequence GTGAAAGAATACCTATATCTCGCTGTGGCAATCACAGCCGAAATCGGTGGAACGACCGCATTGAAACTCACGGATGGCTTTACGAACGTAATTCCGAGTACCATCGTCGTTGTTGGGTATATCGGCTCGTTTTATTTTTTGAGTCTCACGCTCGAAGAACTCCCAATCGGATTGGTGTACGCAACGTGGTCGGGTGTCGGTATCATCGGTGCGGCGGGCATCGGTATCGTGATGTTCGAAGAAACGATAGACCTCATGGCAATCGTCGGAATATCTCTCATTATTCTCGGTGTGGTCATCCTCAATGCGTTCTCGCAGGCGTACACACCGTCATAG
- a CDS encoding branched-chain amino acid transaminase yields MSFDEMDVDTIWMNGEFVDWDDAKVHVLTHGLHYGTGVFEGVRCYDTENGPAIFRWEEHLQRLYDSCKPYDMEIEYEPEELTEATLELIDRQDLHSCYIRPIAYYGYDSLGVSPGDCPTDVTIAAWPWGAYLGDEALENGVKVMVSSWRKHSSSQIPTNAKTTGLYVNSLLAGEEARRNGFVEAIVLNKEGNVAEGPGENIFLVRDGEIYTPGLSQSILDGITRDSVIEVAREMGYTVNDDATISRGELHTADELFFTGSAAEVTPIRQVDNVEIGNGSRGPVTEEIQSKFFDLVNRRTDDHEEWFTYI; encoded by the coding sequence ATGAGCTTTGACGAGATGGATGTGGATACGATATGGATGAACGGCGAGTTCGTCGATTGGGACGACGCGAAAGTCCACGTCCTCACGCACGGACTACACTACGGAACCGGCGTTTTCGAAGGTGTGCGGTGCTACGATACGGAAAACGGTCCTGCAATCTTCCGCTGGGAAGAACACCTTCAGCGCCTCTACGATTCCTGCAAGCCGTACGACATGGAAATCGAGTACGAACCGGAGGAACTCACGGAGGCAACCCTCGAACTCATCGACCGCCAAGACCTCCACTCCTGTTACATTCGGCCAATCGCGTACTACGGCTACGACAGCCTCGGTGTCAGCCCCGGCGACTGTCCAACCGACGTGACCATCGCGGCATGGCCGTGGGGCGCGTACCTCGGTGACGAAGCCCTCGAAAACGGCGTCAAGGTGATGGTTTCCTCGTGGCGCAAACACTCTTCCAGCCAGATTCCGACGAACGCCAAGACGACCGGCCTGTACGTCAACAGCCTCCTCGCTGGCGAGGAAGCCCGACGCAACGGTTTCGTCGAGGCAATCGTGCTGAACAAGGAAGGTAACGTCGCGGAAGGCCCCGGCGAGAACATCTTCCTCGTGCGCGACGGCGAGATTTACACGCCCGGCCTCTCCCAGAGTATCTTAGACGGCATCACCCGCGACAGCGTCATCGAAGTTGCGCGCGAGATGGGCTACACGGTCAATGACGACGCGACCATCAGCAGGGGCGAACTCCACACCGCCGACGAACTGTTCTTCACCGGCAGCGCGGCGGAGGTCACCCCAATCCGGCAGGTGGACAACGTTGAAATCGGTAATGGAAGCCGTGGCCCCGTGACCGAGGAAATCCAGTCGAAGTTCTTCGATCTCGTCAACCGGCGCACTGACGACCACGAAGAGTGGTTCACGTACATCTAA
- a CDS encoding V-type ATP synthase subunit D: MAKDVKPTRKNLMAIEDRIDLSERGHDTLEKKRDGLIMEFMDILDQAQDVRSGLDEDYQRAQQTINMARAMEGDVAVRGAAAALQEHPEITTESKNIMGVVVPQIESTKVKKSLDERGYGVLGTSARIDETADAYEELIESIILAAEVETAMKKMLTEIETTKRRVNALEFKLLPELHEAQDYIEQKLEEQEREEIFRMKKIKAKKEEEEKAEKEASEPEPAESEVVVTS, translated from the coding sequence ATGGCTAAGGACGTTAAACCCACTCGGAAGAACCTCATGGCGATTGAGGACCGCATCGACCTCTCCGAGCGGGGCCACGACACGCTCGAAAAGAAGCGTGACGGCCTCATTATGGAGTTCATGGACATCCTCGACCAAGCGCAGGACGTGCGCTCCGGTCTGGACGAGGATTATCAGCGCGCACAGCAGACCATCAACATGGCTCGCGCGATGGAAGGCGACGTTGCGGTTCGTGGGGCCGCCGCCGCACTGCAAGAACACCCCGAAATTACGACCGAATCGAAAAACATCATGGGCGTCGTCGTCCCGCAAATCGAATCCACGAAGGTCAAGAAATCGCTCGACGAGCGGGGCTACGGTGTCCTCGGTACGAGCGCTCGAATCGACGAAACGGCGGACGCCTACGAGGAACTGATCGAAAGCATCATCCTCGCCGCCGAAGTCGAAACGGCGATGAAAAAGATGCTCACCGAAATCGAGACGACCAAGCGCCGTGTCAACGCGCTTGAGTTCAAACTGCTCCCCGAACTGCACGAAGCGCAGGACTACATCGAGCAGAAACTCGAAGAGCAGGAACGTGAGGAAATCTTCCGGATGAAGAAAATCAAGGCCAAGAAGGAAGAAGAAGAGAAGGCCGAAAAAGAGGCCAGCGAGCCGGAGCCTGCCGAGAGCGAAGTCGTCGTTACGAGCTAA
- a CDS encoding ATP synthase subunit B, translating into MKEYQTITEISGPLVFAEVDEPIGYDEMVEIETPEGDTLRGQVLESSDGLVSIQVFEGTEGIDRQSSVRFLGETMKMPVTEELLGRVLDGSGNPIDGGPEIVPDERRDIVGAAINPYAREYPEEFIQSGVSAIDGMNTLVRGQKLPIFSASGLPHNELALQIARQASVPEDDESDDDEGSEFAVVFGAMGITAEEANEFMEDFERTGALERSVVFMNLADDPAVERTVTPRLALTTAEYLAFDKDYHVLVILTDMTNYCEALREIGAAREEVPGRRGYPGYMYTDLAQLYERAGRIEGREGSVTQIPILTMPGDDDTHPIPDLTGYITEGQIYIDRDLNSQGIQPPINPLPSLSRLMDDGIGEGLTRADHSGVSDQMYAAYAQGEDLRDLVNIVGREALSERDNQYLDFADRFEKEFIDQGFETNRTIEETLTIGWDLLSMLPKEELNRIDEEYIEEYYPEEQAEEVTAD; encoded by the coding sequence ATGAAAGAATACCAGACAATTACGGAAATCAGCGGCCCGCTGGTGTTCGCCGAGGTTGACGAGCCAATCGGATACGACGAAATGGTCGAAATCGAGACGCCTGAAGGCGACACACTGCGCGGACAGGTGCTCGAATCGAGCGACGGTCTCGTCTCGATTCAGGTGTTCGAGGGAACCGAAGGTATCGACCGACAGTCTTCGGTTCGATTCCTCGGCGAGACGATGAAGATGCCCGTCACGGAAGAACTCCTTGGGCGTGTGCTCGACGGTTCCGGGAATCCAATCGACGGCGGCCCGGAAATCGTTCCGGACGAACGACGTGACATCGTCGGTGCGGCTATCAATCCGTACGCCCGCGAGTACCCCGAAGAGTTCATCCAGTCCGGTGTGTCCGCCATCGACGGCATGAACACGCTGGTTCGTGGACAGAAACTGCCTATCTTCTCGGCGTCCGGTCTGCCACACAACGAACTCGCGCTTCAGATTGCGCGACAGGCAAGTGTGCCGGAAGACGACGAGAGCGACGACGACGAAGGAAGCGAGTTCGCAGTTGTCTTCGGCGCGATGGGAATCACCGCCGAAGAGGCGAACGAGTTCATGGAGGACTTCGAGCGAACCGGTGCGCTGGAACGCTCCGTCGTCTTCATGAATCTCGCGGACGACCCCGCAGTCGAGCGGACGGTCACGCCGCGTCTCGCACTCACCACGGCAGAGTACCTCGCGTTCGACAAGGATTACCACGTGCTGGTTATTCTGACGGACATGACGAACTACTGTGAGGCACTGCGAGAAATCGGTGCCGCGCGTGAAGAGGTTCCGGGCCGTCGTGGATACCCCGGTTACATGTACACTGACCTTGCGCAGTTGTACGAGCGCGCAGGTCGTATCGAAGGCCGTGAAGGGTCTGTTACCCAGATTCCGATTCTCACGATGCCCGGCGACGACGACACGCACCCGATTCCTGACCTGACCGGTTACATTACCGAGGGTCAGATTTACATCGACCGTGACCTGAACTCGCAGGGTATTCAGCCACCAATCAACCCGCTTCCGTCGCTGTCGCGCCTGATGGACGACGGTATCGGTGAGGGCCTCACCCGTGCAGACCACTCCGGTGTGTCCGACCAGATGTACGCCGCGTACGCACAGGGTGAAGACCTTCGTGACCTCGTGAACATCGTCGGTCGTGAAGCACTGAGCGAACGTGACAACCAGTACCTCGACTTCGCAGACCGCTTCGAGAAGGAGTTCATCGACCAAGGCTTCGAGACGAACCGAACCATCGAAGAGACGCTGACGATTGGCTGGGACCTTCTTTCGATGCTGCCGAAAGAGGAACTCAACCGTATCGACGAGGAGTACATCGAAGAGTACTATCCTGAAGAGCAGGCCGAAGAAGTCACGGCTGACTGA
- a CDS encoding ATP synthase subunit A, with amino-acid sequence MSQATDSDVVREDGVIQSVSGPVVTATDLGARMNDVVYVGEEGLMGEVIEIEGNQTTIQVYEETSNVAPGGPVENTGEPLSVDLGPGMLYSIYDGVQRPLDVLEDKMGAFLDRGVDAPGIDQEKTWEFNPEVKAGDEVEPGDVVGIVPETESIDHKVMVPPDYEGGEVVSIEDGNYAVTDTVVELDNGEEVQMQQEWPVREPRPSVDKQTPRTPLVSGQRILDGLFPIAKGGTAAIPGPFGSGKTVTQHSLAKWADADIVVYVGCGERGNEMTEVIEDFPELEDPRTGKPLMSRTCLIANTSNMPVAARESCIYTGVTIAEYYRDMGYDVALMADSTSRWAEAMREISSRLEEMPGEEGYPAYLAARLAEFYERAGKFENINGTEGSVSVIGAVSPPGGDFSEPVTQNTLRIVKTFWALDADLAERRHFPSINWNESYSLYKDQLDPWYEQNVEPDFPEKRQWAVDVLDEEDELQEIVQLVGKDALPEDQQLTLEVARYLREGWLQQNAFHDVDMFCAPEKTYRMLEAIQTFNEEAFAALEAGVPVEEITAIDAAPRLNRMGTAEEWEGFISEVEESMTEQLREKY; translated from the coding sequence ATGAGCCAGGCAACAGACAGCGACGTCGTCCGTGAGGACGGCGTCATTCAGAGCGTGAGTGGTCCGGTCGTGACCGCCACGGACCTCGGTGCCCGGATGAACGACGTTGTGTACGTCGGTGAAGAAGGGCTCATGGGCGAGGTTATCGAAATCGAAGGCAATCAGACGACGATTCAGGTGTACGAAGAAACCTCGAACGTCGCACCCGGCGGACCCGTCGAGAACACGGGCGAACCACTTTCCGTTGACCTCGGGCCGGGCATGCTGTACTCCATCTACGATGGTGTCCAGCGCCCGCTCGACGTGCTCGAAGACAAAATGGGCGCGTTCCTCGACCGCGGTGTTGACGCACCCGGTATCGACCAGGAGAAGACCTGGGAGTTCAACCCCGAAGTCAAAGCAGGTGACGAGGTCGAACCCGGCGACGTCGTCGGAATCGTTCCCGAAACCGAGAGCATCGACCACAAAGTGATGGTGCCGCCGGACTACGAAGGTGGCGAAGTTGTCTCCATCGAAGATGGCAACTACGCCGTCACGGACACCGTCGTCGAACTCGACAACGGCGAAGAAGTCCAGATGCAACAGGAGTGGCCGGTTCGTGAACCGCGCCCATCCGTCGATAAGCAGACGCCTCGGACGCCGCTCGTGTCCGGTCAGCGTATTCTCGACGGCCTGTTCCCAATCGCAAAGGGTGGTACCGCCGCGATTCCGGGGCCGTTCGGCTCCGGGAAAACGGTGACCCAGCACTCGCTCGCAAAGTGGGCGGACGCGGACATCGTCGTCTACGTCGGCTGTGGTGAGCGCGGAAACGAGATGACGGAAGTTATCGAGGACTTCCCGGAACTCGAAGACCCGCGTACCGGCAAACCGCTGATGTCGCGGACGTGCCTCATTGCGAATACGTCGAACATGCCCGTGGCCGCACGAGAGTCGTGCATTTACACGGGAGTCACCATCGCGGAGTACTACCGCGACATGGGATACGACGTTGCGCTGATGGCCGACTCCACCTCGCGGTGGGCAGAGGCAATGCGTGAAATTTCCTCGCGTCTCGAAGAGATGCCCGGCGAAGAGGGGTACCCGGCGTACCTCGCCGCCCGTCTCGCAGAGTTCTACGAGCGCGCAGGCAAATTCGAGAACATCAACGGCACGGAGGGTTCAGTGTCGGTTATCGGGGCAGTGTCGCCACCCGGCGGCGACTTCTCCGAGCCGGTCACGCAGAACACCCTGCGTATCGTGAAGACCTTCTGGGCACTAGACGCCGACCTTGCAGAACGACGGCACTTCCCGTCGATCAACTGGAACGAGTCGTACTCGCTTTACAAGGACCAGCTCGACCCGTGGTACGAACAGAACGTCGAGCCGGACTTCCCGGAGAAGCGCCAGTGGGCAGTTGACGTGCTTGACGAGGAGGACGAACTCCAAGAGATTGTCCAGCTCGTCGGTAAGGACGCACTACCGGAAGACCAGCAGCTCACGCTCGAAGTCGCACGCTACCTGCGTGAGGGATGGCTCCAGCAGAACGCATTCCACGACGTGGACATGTTCTGTGCGCCGGAGAAGACTTACCGAATGCTCGAAGCCATTCAGACCTTCAACGAGGAAGCGTTTGCCGCACTCGAAGCGGGCGTCCCCGTTGAAGAAATCACGGCTATCGACGCCGCACCTCGTCTGAACCGGATGGGAACGGCCGAGGAGTGGGAAGGCTTCATCAGCGAAGTCGAAGAAAGCATGACCGAACAGCTCAGGGAGAAATACTAA
- a CDS encoding V-type ATP synthase subunit F, which produces MSQEIAVIGSPDFTTGFRLAGVRKFANVPDDEKDAELDDAVSQILTDDDVGIIVMHDDDLGHLSRNVRNDVETSVEPTLVTLGGGAGSGGLRDKIKRAIGIDLMDEDEQGDNE; this is translated from the coding sequence ATGAGCCAGGAAATCGCCGTTATCGGAAGTCCGGACTTTACGACCGGGTTCCGACTCGCAGGGGTTCGGAAGTTCGCAAACGTTCCGGACGACGAAAAGGACGCGGAGTTGGACGACGCTGTTTCTCAGATATTGACTGACGACGACGTAGGCATCATCGTGATGCACGACGACGACCTTGGACACCTCTCTCGAAACGTCAGGAACGACGTCGAGACGAGCGTGGAACCCACCCTCGTGACGCTGGGTGGTGGCGCGGGAAGCGGCGGACTCCGCGACAAAATCAAGCGCGCAATCGGTATCGACCTTATGGACGAAGACGAACAAGGTGATAACGAATGA
- a CDS encoding V-type ATP synthase subunit C — MSTADGTSNYEYVNARVRARRAALFDDEDYRKLLRMGPGEIARYMEETEYESEVNALGARYDGVDLVEYALNRNLAKHFDDLLDWSGGKLYTLIARYLRKFDAWNVKTVLRGIYADADSQSVRDDLIHAGEFERSFLDRLADAGAIEDVVEMLHGTIFGDHLEAAYEDYDSTGLLIPLENAVDRAYYEGLMEGVTETENRATQLYVEFLQAEIDFRNIRNALRISRSGADIDPSEYFISGGRLFKAAELSQLAGNTDELISRVRESTYGSDLDEALDELERADSLIRFEHALDAALLEYSDHLSHVFPLSVCPVLAYILAKQKEVDNIRAIARGREAGLSEDEIEDELVIL; from the coding sequence ATGAGCACAGCAGACGGAACATCGAACTACGAGTACGTCAACGCCCGCGTCCGGGCACGACGAGCCGCGCTGTTCGACGACGAGGATTATCGGAAACTGCTCCGAATGGGGCCGGGTGAAATCGCCCGCTACATGGAGGAGACGGAGTACGAATCCGAAGTTAACGCACTCGGTGCGCGCTACGACGGTGTCGACCTCGTGGAGTACGCACTCAATCGCAACCTTGCCAAACACTTCGACGACCTGCTGGATTGGTCCGGCGGGAAGTTGTACACCCTTATCGCGCGATACCTGCGAAAATTCGACGCGTGGAACGTCAAAACGGTGCTTCGCGGCATCTACGCGGACGCAGACAGCCAGTCGGTTCGTGACGACCTGATTCACGCAGGCGAGTTCGAACGGTCGTTTCTCGACCGATTGGCCGACGCGGGAGCAATCGAAGACGTTGTCGAAATGCTCCACGGAACGATTTTCGGCGACCACCTCGAAGCCGCATACGAGGATTACGACTCCACCGGTCTGCTGATTCCGCTGGAGAACGCGGTTGACCGCGCGTACTACGAAGGACTGATGGAAGGCGTCACGGAGACGGAAAACCGTGCAACCCAGTTGTACGTCGAATTTCTGCAAGCGGAAATCGACTTCCGGAACATCCGAAACGCCCTGCGAATCAGCCGAAGCGGTGCGGACATCGACCCCTCGGAATACTTCATTTCGGGCGGGCGCTTGTTCAAGGCCGCGGAGCTGTCACAGCTCGCCGGGAACACGGACGAACTGATCAGCCGAGTTCGAGAGAGCACGTACGGGAGCGACCTAGACGAAGCACTCGACGAACTGGAGCGCGCCGACAGCCTCATCCGGTTCGAGCACGCCCTCGACGCGGCGCTGCTCGAATACTCCGACCATCTGTCGCACGTATTCCCGCTGTCGGTGTGTCCCGTGCTCGCGTACATACTCGCAAAACAGAAGGAAGTGGACAACATCCGTGCCATCGCACGCGGACGCGAAGCAGGACTGTCCGAAGACGAAATCGAAGACGAACTGGTGATACTATGA
- a CDS encoding V-type ATP synthase subunit E, whose translation MSLETVVEDIRNEARERAEQIRAEGETRADEIIAEAESDAEEILAAKEREIESQIEREREQKLSSAKLEAKQKRLEARRDVLQDVRSDVEEEIATLDGDDREELTRTLLDAAAEEFDSGNTVRIYGRADDEELLTDVVTDYDGFEYAGEYDCLGGIVAESEASRVRVNNTFDSILEDVWEDNLQAISSRLFEQ comes from the coding sequence ATGAGCCTGGAAACGGTAGTTGAGGATATTCGAAACGAGGCCCGCGAGCGTGCGGAACAGATTCGTGCGGAAGGAGAAACCCGCGCGGACGAGATAATCGCTGAGGCGGAGTCGGACGCCGAGGAGATTCTCGCGGCGAAAGAGCGCGAAATCGAGAGCCAAATCGAGCGAGAACGAGAGCAGAAGCTCTCCAGCGCGAAACTCGAAGCCAAGCAGAAGCGACTGGAAGCCCGCCGGGACGTCCTGCAAGACGTTCGTTCCGACGTGGAAGAAGAAATCGCCACCCTTGACGGTGACGACCGCGAAGAACTGACGCGCACACTGCTTGATGCGGCAGCGGAGGAGTTCGACTCCGGCAACACCGTCCGAATCTACGGACGAGCCGACGACGAAGAACTGCTCACCGACGTTGTTACGGACTACGATGGCTTCGAGTACGCGGGCGAATACGACTGCCTCGGCGGCATCGTCGCCGAGAGCGAGGCGTCCCGCGTTCGCGTGAACAACACGTTCGATTCGATACTCGAAGACGTGTGGGAGGACAACCTCCAAGCAATCAGTTCGCGGTTGTTCGAGCAATGA
- a CDS encoding ATP synthase subunit K — protein sequence MFEFILAFVDAAVLLAQDGAAQGGNAPAIPNKAAAALAVGMAALGAGYAERGIGAAAVGAVTEDQDLFGTGLILTVLPETLVILALVVVFVVPN from the coding sequence ATGTTCGAATTCATACTCGCATTCGTTGACGCAGCTGTACTGCTTGCACAGGATGGCGCCGCACAGGGTGGCAATGCACCAGCAATTCCAAACAAGGCCGCTGCTGCACTCGCAGTCGGTATGGCCGCACTCGGCGCAGGATACGCAGAACGTGGTATCGGTGCCGCCGCGGTCGGCGCTGTCACGGAAGACCAGGACCTGTTCGGTACGGGACTCATCTTGACGGTTCTGCCGGAGACGCTCGTCATTCTGGCGCTCGTCGTCGTGTTCGTCGTTCCGAACTAA